From the Streptomyces sp. SN-593 genome, the window GTTCATCGGCAGCACGTTCCTGATCTTCTTCATGGTCTACGCGCTCGGCGACCCCGTCGCCGCGCTCTTCGGCGACAAGGCGCCCGACCCGGCCACCGCCGCCCAGATCCGGCACGACCTGTACCTCGACCACTCGCTGGGGGCCCAGTACCTGCACTACATGAAGAACATCTTCGTCGGGGACTTCGGCACCGCCTTCAACGGCGAGTCGGTGACCTCGCTGATGGGCAGCGCCTTCCCGATCACCATCCGGCTGACCATCGTGGCGATCATCTTCGAGATCATCATCGGCATCCTGCTCGGCGTGATCACCGGCATGCGGCGCGGCAAGCCGGTCGACACCGGCGTGCTGCTGCTGACGCTGGTGGTCATCTCGGTGCCCACCTTCGTGACCGGCTACGTGCTCCAGTACGTCTTCGGCGTGGAGCTGAAGTGGACCGCGCCCTCGGTGTCGCCGAGCGCGCCGTTCAACGAGCTGATCCTGCCCGGTCTGGTGCTGGCCCTGGTCTCGCTCGCCTACGTCACCCGGCTCACCCGCACCTCGATCGCCGAGAACACCCGCGCCGACTACGTGCGCACCGCCGTCGCCAAGGGCCTGCCCCGGCACCGGGTGATCACCCGGCACCTGCTGCGCAACTCGCTGATCCCGGTGGTGACCTTCATCGGCACCGACATCGGCGCCCTGATGGGCGGCGCGATCGTCACCGAGCGCATCTTCAACATCCACGGTGTCGGCTACCAGCTCTACCAGGGCATCCTGCGCAACAACGCTCCCACCGTGGTCGGCTTCGTCACCATCCTGGTGCTGGTGTTCCTGCTGGCCAACCTGCTGGTCGACCTGCTCTACGCGGTCCTGGACCCGAGGATTCGCTATGCCTGAACCGATGGACCCCAAAGAGCCGCTCGACCCCAACCAGGCGATCGCGCCGACCGGCGGCTTCGGCGGCGGCATGGACCTGGCCGCCACCGACGCGGAGACCCTGGAGAAGCCGCCGGGGGAGGACCAGGAGGGCGGCCCCGCCGCCAAGCCCCGCAGCCTGTGGTCCGACGCCTGGCGGGACCTGCGGCGCAACCCGATCTTCATCATCTCCGCGCTGATCATCCTCTTCCTGGTCTTCATCTCGATCTGGCCCGGCACCATCGCCACCCAGGACCCGTTGAAGGCCAACCTGGCCAGGGCGCAGGAGGGTTCGGCACCCGGCCACCCCTTCGGCTTCGACAACCAGGGCCGCGACGTCTACACCCGCGTCGTGTACGGCGCCCGGGCGTCGGTCACCGTCGGCGTCTGCGCCACCGCCGGCGTGGTGATCCTCGGCAGCGTGCTGGGCGGCCTGGCCGGGTTCTTCGGGGGCTGGTGGGACTCGATCCTCTCCCGGATCAGCGACGTGTTCTTCGGCATCCCGGTGGTCCTGGGCGGCCTGGTCTTCCTGTCGGTGGTCACCAACTCCACGGTGTGGCCGGTGGTCGGCTTCATGGTGCTGCTCGGCTGGCCGCAGATCGCGCGCATCGCCCGCGGCTCGGTGATCACCGCCCGGCAGAACGACTACGTGCAGGCCGCCCGCGCCCTCGGCGCCGGCAACTCCCGGATGCTGGTGCGCCACATCGCGCCCAACGCGGTCGCCCCGGTGATCGTGGTCGGCACCATCGCGCTGGGCACGTACATCGCGCTGGAGGCCACCTTGTCCTACCTCGGCGTGGGCCTGAAGCCGCCCACCGTCTCCTGGGGCATCGACATCTCCGACGCGTCCAGCGAGATCCGCAACGCGCCGCACATGCTGCTGTGGCCGGCGGGCGCGCTGAGCATCACGGTGCTGGCGTTCATCATGCTCGGCGACGCGGTCCGCGACGCCCTCGACCCCAAGCTGCGCTAGGAGGCGTCGCGATGCCAACAGGTGGCACAGGAGCCACGGACGCGGCGGAGGCGCCGTCCGGGCGGCCGCCCGCCGGCGCCGGCGACGGCCCGCTGCTCGACGTGCGGGACCTGCACGTGGAGTTCCGTACCCGGGAGGGCACCGCGAAGGCGGTCAACGGCGTCAACTACTCCGTCCACGCGGGCGAGACGCTGGCGGTGCTCGGCGAGTCCGGGTCCGGCAAGTCCGTGACCGCGCAGGCGATCATGGGCATCCTCGACTCGCCACCGGGGTTCGTCACCCAGGGCGAGGTCGTCTTCCAGGGCCGCGACCTGCTCAGGCTCGGCACCGAGGAGCGCCGCCGGGTCCGCGGCGCGAAGATGGCGATGATCTTCCAGGACGCGCTGTCCTCGCTGAACCCGGTGCTGAGCGTCGGCGACCAGCTCGGCGAGATGTTCCGGGTGCACCACAAGGCATCCCGCAAGGACGCCCGCGCCAAGGCGATCGAGCTGATGGAGCGTGTCCGCATCCCCGCCGCGCGCGAGCGCGTCAAGCAGTACCCGCACCAGTTCTCCGGCGGCATGCGGCAGCGCGTCATGATCGCGATGGCGCTGGCCCTGGAGCCGGACCTGATCATCGCGGACGAGCCGACGACGGCGCTGGACGTGACGGTGCAGGCGCAGGTGATGGACCTGCTGGCGGAGTTGCAGCGCGAGTACAACATGGGGCTGATCCTGATCACCCACGACCTGGGGGTGGTCGCGGAC encodes:
- a CDS encoding ABC transporter permease, yielding MGRYVIRRLLQMIPVFIGSTFLIFFMVYALGDPVAALFGDKAPDPATAAQIRHDLYLDHSLGAQYLHYMKNIFVGDFGTAFNGESVTSLMGSAFPITIRLTIVAIIFEIIIGILLGVITGMRRGKPVDTGVLLLTLVVISVPTFVTGYVLQYVFGVELKWTAPSVSPSAPFNELILPGLVLALVSLAYVTRLTRTSIAENTRADYVRTAVAKGLPRHRVITRHLLRNSLIPVVTFIGTDIGALMGGAIVTERIFNIHGVGYQLYQGILRNNAPTVVGFVTILVLVFLLANLLVDLLYAVLDPRIRYA
- a CDS encoding ABC transporter permease, with the protein product MPEPMDPKEPLDPNQAIAPTGGFGGGMDLAATDAETLEKPPGEDQEGGPAAKPRSLWSDAWRDLRRNPIFIISALIILFLVFISIWPGTIATQDPLKANLARAQEGSAPGHPFGFDNQGRDVYTRVVYGARASVTVGVCATAGVVILGSVLGGLAGFFGGWWDSILSRISDVFFGIPVVLGGLVFLSVVTNSTVWPVVGFMVLLGWPQIARIARGSVITARQNDYVQAARALGAGNSRMLVRHIAPNAVAPVIVVGTIALGTYIALEATLSYLGVGLKPPTVSWGIDISDASSEIRNAPHMLLWPAGALSITVLAFIMLGDAVRDALDPKLR
- a CDS encoding ABC transporter ATP-binding protein, coding for MPTGGTGATDAAEAPSGRPPAGAGDGPLLDVRDLHVEFRTREGTAKAVNGVNYSVHAGETLAVLGESGSGKSVTAQAIMGILDSPPGFVTQGEVVFQGRDLLRLGTEERRRVRGAKMAMIFQDALSSLNPVLSVGDQLGEMFRVHHKASRKDARAKAIELMERVRIPAARERVKQYPHQFSGGMRQRVMIAMALALEPDLIIADEPTTALDVTVQAQVMDLLAELQREYNMGLILITHDLGVVADVADKIAVMYAGRIVETSPVHDIYRAPAHPYTKGLLDSIPRLDRKGQELYAIKGLPPNLLHIPPGCAFNPRCPRAQQVCRTDVPPLYRVSQDRASACHFWKETLDDDSLPSADA